The sequence tctctctctctctctctctgtctttcagcATGGTGTTCAGTGATGATTCGTTTGTGTATTTGATCTCTGGTGTGTgttgtcctctctctctctctctctctctctctctctctctctctctctctctcttaagaagagtagagatagagagagagagagataagtcGTACCACAAGTCACTACTAAGCAACACTGACAAACTagagaccacacacacaggaagagtatcctctctatctctctctctctctctctatctcttttcTCTCGGCTCAAGTCAGGACTCTCtcatctcttctctctctctttctctatggTATCTCATGTGTTGTCGTCCCACAAGTCAACTACTGAAGCTTGTGTATTTGATCTCTGGTGTGTGTTGTTCTCTCTCTTTCAGCATGGTGTTCAGTGATGATTCGTTTGTGTATTTGATCTCTGGTGTGTgttgtcctctctctctctcagcatggTGTTCAGTGATGATTTGTGCTCTCTCAGGCCCAGGCACGCAGGAGGAAGAACATCACAGAGTTCCTGGGGGACTCCAGCATCCCTCTCCCTGACTCCCTGCCCCAGCACAGCGCCTCTCTGCCCAGCAGCGTGGGATTGGAGGCTCTGGGTGGCCCGGGGGGGTCCGGGTCAGAGAGGAGGAAGAACAAAGCGGCCAGCAGGTTCAGTGGCTTCTTTGGAGCTGCGGCCGGAGCGGGACCCTTCAACAAGGTGAGACCCCCTCGTACCCCAACACTGCCCCCCCACACTGTACCTCAACACTGTACCCTGACACTGCCCCCCCACACTGTACCTCAACACTGTACCCTgacactgcacccccacactgtaCCTCAACAATGTACCCTgacactgcaccc is a genomic window of Polyodon spathula isolate WHYD16114869_AA unplaced genomic scaffold, ASM1765450v1 scaffolds_3396, whole genome shotgun sequence containing:
- the LOC121311938 gene encoding uncharacterized protein LOC121311938, which produces MPNFSTNSWSVLHEEPGVILTHCSGLVAELVQRFSGGGAPLPKNNAASGMKDRNKEDWQTQRSRGTQERTEAQARRRKNITEFLGDSSIPLPDSLPQHSASLPSSVGLEALGGPGGSGSERRKNKAASRFSGFFGAAAGAGPFNKVRPPRTPTLPPHTVPQHCTLTLPPHTVPQHCTLTLHPHTVPQQCTLTLHPHTVPQHCTLTLGGVTMEFGYMGLLTWWFDMEWDLGLR